In Halichondria panicea chromosome 17, odHalPani1.1, whole genome shotgun sequence, a single window of DNA contains:
- the LOC135351012 gene encoding peroxisomal 2,4-dienoyl-CoA reductase [(3E)-enoyl-CoA-producing]-like, with product MAQKDPNHDDYCLEQYKHQFQVDLLQGRVAFITGGGSGIGFRMAELLMRHGCHVAIGSRRRDKLQESAQRLSAATGRECLPIQMDVRKYDSVKNAVEETLQKFKRIDILINSAAGNFLCPAASLSSNAFRTVIEIDTVGCYNASRAVYDAYFKDNGGCIINISATLHYLGQPLQVHAGSAKAAIDAMTRHLAVEWGPNNIRVNCIAPGPIEGTVGMRKLGGLMLEGSPEVKDKMMSYIPLGRMGTRTEIAESAVFLASDLSSYITGAVLVVDGGAWLGGGGGPMKSML from the exons ATGGCCCAGAAGGACCCTAATCACGATGACTACTGTCTGGAGCAGTACAAGCACCAGTTCCAGGTTGACCTTCTCCAGGGGAGGGTGGCCTTCATCACTGGTGGGGGGTCTGGGATAGGATTCCGTATGGCCGAGCTCCTCATGAGACACGGCTGTCATGTGGCCATCGGGAGCAGGCGGAGGGACAAGCTCCAGGAG TCTGCTCAGAGGTTGAGTGCAGCCACTGGTAGAGAGTGTCTGCCTATTCAGATGGACGTGAGGAAG TATGACTCTGTGAAGAATGCTGTGGAGGAAACGTTGCAAAAGTTCAAGCGTATTGACATCCTAATCAACA GCGCTGCTGGGAATTTCCTCTGTCCAGCTGCTTCTCTCTCCTCCAACGCTTTCAGAACTG TTATTGAGATTGACACTGTTGGTTGCTACAATGCAAGCAGAGCTGTTTACGACGCTTACTTCAAG GATAATGGAGGTTGCATCATCAATATATCCGCCACCCTTCATTACCTCGGTCAGCCACTACAG GTGCATGCTGGTTCAGCCAAGGCAGCCATTGATGCCATGACCCGACACCTGGCTGTGGAGTGGGGGCCTAACAACATACGAGTCAACTGTATAGCCCCGGGGCCTATAgaagggacagtgggaatgaGGAAACTGG GTGGGTTAATGTTGGAGGGCAGTCCAGAGGTCAAGGAcaagatgatgtcatacatACCCCTCGGGAGAATGGGGACTCGTACAGAGATTGCTGAGTCGGCTGTGTTCCTAGCTAGTGACTTGAGCTCTTATATAACTGGTGCAGTGTTGGTAGTGGACGGGGGAGCATggttggggggagggggaggaccCATGAAGAGTATGCTGTGA
- the LOC135350996 gene encoding sushi, von Willebrand factor type A, EGF and pentraxin domain-containing protein 1-like isoform X2, with protein sequence MAYTSFLKYAIFATLMLFMSTASGEHVDVCTRTLYRRASTLTSISESYSVAYSYYIACGWWGVQRCRRTGYSPAYRTAYKTVYYSEDYDQCCSGYIGTAPHCQRVCLSLPSYVSHGTVIVNSTFVGGTAVYSCSPGYRVDGAAVLTCQSDSSWNNQVPTCRRVCSVLDGIADGAVSKTDGDFVGSEASYSCSYGYGLVGGSTLTCLNRGEWNGSPPTCHKLITCLRPDDPTNGSVTWKSVHNEALVGSIVSYRCSAGYALVGSDSRTCQLNGTWTHSDPQCQRICPTLRAPRNGDMNVSDYFVAGTAKFACNVGFEIVGSGKIICEADGLWSQPPPVCDPVCSVLTKPDNGIIVSDGPYFIESNATFTCEDGFGVNGDGSITCLSDLTWSGSSPTCDRVCGPLKQVLNSTLTVDSYFFDGEATYQCNEGFIFKLSGSQTESHLTYCCLHDDNSDHLLEWVGDYDVVPDCERICPTTLRAPRNGDMTVSDYFVDGTAKFACNVGFEIVGSGQIICEADGLWSQQPPVCDPVCSVPTKPDNGIIVSDEPYFIESNATFACEDGFGVNGNGSITCLSDLTWSGSSPTCDRVCGPPQHVPNSTMTIDSYFYNGKATYQCKEGFNFKFSGPQTESRLTYCCLHAENSDHLLEWVGDHDDVPDCEPIECSTRRLRLRYGTVSITSHYYGGIVTYMCFDGYVLTGPQNRRCSKNRIWEPRINPFCTGVPGNCSINQ encoded by the exons ATGGCTTACACAAGTTTTTTGAAGTATGCAATTTTTGCAACATTGATGCTCTTTATGAGCACTGCATCAGGAGAACATGTAGA TGTTTGCACGAGAACCCTCTATCGGAGAGCATCAACACTGACGAGTATCTCAGAAAGTTATAGTGTGGCTTACAGTTACTACATTGCTTGTGGCTGGTGGGGGGTACAAAGATGTAGAAGAACTGGTTACAG TCCTGCATACCGCACAGCATATAAAACAGTGTACTACTCCGAAGATTATGATCAATGCTGTTCAGGATATATTGGAACTGCACCACATTGTCAGC gTGTGTGTCTGTCCCTGCCCTCATACGTGTCTCATGGAACAGTGATAGTTAACTCCACTTTTGTTGGTGGCACTGCCGTGTACAGCTGTAGTCCAGGATATAGAGTTGATGGAGCAGCTGTTCTGACCTGTCAATCAGACAGCAGCTGGAATAACCAAGTTCCAACTTGTAGAC GTGTGTGCTCTGTGCTTGATGGGATTGCGGATGGTGCTGTCAGTAAAACTGATGGGGACTTTGTTGGGAGTGAGGCAAGCTATTCTTGTAGCTATGGATATGGACTTGTTGGAGGGTCAACACTAACTTGTTTGAACAGAGGAGAGTGGAATGGATCACCTCCAACATGCCACA AATTGATCACGTGTCTTCGTCCTGATGATCCGACCAATGGTTCTGTGACTTGGAAGAGTGTCCACAACGAAGCTTTAGTAGGCAGTATCGTTAGTTACAGATGCTCGGCTGGATATGCTCTGGTAGGGTCTGATTCCAGGACCTGTCAACTGAATGGAACCTGGACCCATTCTGATCCTCAGTGCCAAC GTATCTGTCCCACACTGAGAGCACCACGCAATGGAGATATGAATGTCTCAGACTATTTTGTGGCTGGAACGGCTAAATTTGCTTGCAATGTGGGCTTTGAAATAGTCGGGTCTGGAAAAATCATTTGTGAAGCTGATGGCCTTTGGAGCCAGCCACCTCCAGTCTGTGATC CTGTGTGCTCTGTTCTCACTAAACCTGACAATGGCATCATCGTGAGTGATGGACCTTACTTTATTGAGAGTAATGCTACATTCACTTGTGAGGACGGGTTTGGAGTTAATGGAGATGGGAGCATAACTTGCTTGTCTGATTTGACTTGGAGTGGCAGCTCACCAACTTGCGACC gtgtgtgtgggcctCTGAAACAAGTTCTCAATAGTACATTGACTGTTGACTCATATTTTTTCGATGGCGAAGCAACATACCAGTGCAATGAAGGCTTTATCTTCAAGTTGTCAGGATCCCAAACAGAAAGCCACCTTACATACTGCTGTCTACATGATGACAATTCTGATCACTTGCTGGAGTGGGTTGGTGATTATGATGTGGTGCCCGATTGTGAAC GTATCTGTCCCACAACACTGAGAGCACCACGCAATGGAGATATGACTGTCTCAGACTATTTTGTGGATGGAACTGCTAAATTTGCTTGCAATGTGGGCTTTGAAATAGTCGGGTCTGGACAAATCATTTGTGAAGCTGATGGCCTTTGGAGCCAGCAACCTCCAGTCTGTGATC CTGTGTGCTCTGTTCCCACTAAACCTGACAATGGCATCATCGTGAGTGATGAACCATACTTCATTGAGAGCAATGCCACATTTGCTTGTGAGGACGGGTTTGGAGTTAATGGAAATGGGAGCATAACTTGCTTGTCTGATCTGACTTGGAGTGGCAGCTCACCAACTTGCGACC gtgtgtgtgggcccCCACAACATGTTCCCAATAGTACAATGACTATTGATTCATACTTTTACAATGGCAAAGCAACATACCAGTGCAAGGAAGGCTTTAACTTCAAGTTTTCAGGGCCCCAAACAGAAAGCCGCCTCACATACTGCTGTCTACATGCTGAAAATTCTGATCACTTGCTGGAGTGGGTTGGTGATCATGATGATGTTCCTGATTGTGAAC CTATTGAATGTTCCACACGTCGTTTACGGTTGAGATATGGAACGGTTTCCATAACTTCACACTACTATGGTGGAATTGTTACATATATGTGTTTTGATGGATACGTACTAACTGGACCACAAAACAGAAGATGTTCTAAAAATCGCATATGGGAGCCAAGGATAAATCCATTCTGTACAG GGGTTCCTGGTAACTGCAGTATTAatcaatag
- the LOC135350996 gene encoding sushi, von Willebrand factor type A, EGF and pentraxin domain-containing protein 1-like isoform X1, which produces MAYTSFLKYAIFATLMLFMSTASGEHVDVCTRTLYRRASTLTSISESYSVAYSYYIACGWWGVQRCRRTGYSPAYRTAYKTVYYSEDYDQCCSGYIGTAPHCQRVCLSLPSYVSHGTVIVNSTFVGGTAVYSCSPGYRVDGAAVLTCQSDSSWNNQVPTCRRVCSVLDGIADGAVSKTDGDFVGSEASYSCSYGYGLVGGSTLTCLNRGEWNGSPPTCHKLITCLRPDDPTNGSVTWKSVHNEALVGSIVSYRCSAGYALVGSDSRTCQLNGTWTHSDPQCQRICPTLRAPRNGDMNVSDYFVAGTAKFACNVGFEIVGSGKIICEADGLWSQPPPVCDPVCSVLTKPDNGIIVSDGPYFIESNATFTCEDGFGVNGDGSITCLSDLTWSGSSPTCDRVCGPLKQVLNSTLTVDSYFFDGEATYQCNEGFIFKLSGSQTESHLTYCCLHDDNSDHLLEWVGDYDVVPDCERICPTTLRAPRNGDMTVSDYFVDGTAKFACNVGFEIVGSGQIICEADGLWSQQPPVCDPVCSVPTKPDNGIIVSDEPYFIESNATFACEDGFGVNGNGSITCLSDLTWSGSSPTCDRVCGPPQHVPNSTMTIDSYFYNGKATYQCKEGFNFKFSGPQTESRLTYCCLHAENSDHLLEWVGDHDDVPDCEPIECSTRRLRLRYGTVSITSHYYGGIVTYMCFDGYVLTGPQNRRCSKNRIWEPRINPFCTAEPNTESPEDVPE; this is translated from the exons ATGGCTTACACAAGTTTTTTGAAGTATGCAATTTTTGCAACATTGATGCTCTTTATGAGCACTGCATCAGGAGAACATGTAGA TGTTTGCACGAGAACCCTCTATCGGAGAGCATCAACACTGACGAGTATCTCAGAAAGTTATAGTGTGGCTTACAGTTACTACATTGCTTGTGGCTGGTGGGGGGTACAAAGATGTAGAAGAACTGGTTACAG TCCTGCATACCGCACAGCATATAAAACAGTGTACTACTCCGAAGATTATGATCAATGCTGTTCAGGATATATTGGAACTGCACCACATTGTCAGC gTGTGTGTCTGTCCCTGCCCTCATACGTGTCTCATGGAACAGTGATAGTTAACTCCACTTTTGTTGGTGGCACTGCCGTGTACAGCTGTAGTCCAGGATATAGAGTTGATGGAGCAGCTGTTCTGACCTGTCAATCAGACAGCAGCTGGAATAACCAAGTTCCAACTTGTAGAC GTGTGTGCTCTGTGCTTGATGGGATTGCGGATGGTGCTGTCAGTAAAACTGATGGGGACTTTGTTGGGAGTGAGGCAAGCTATTCTTGTAGCTATGGATATGGACTTGTTGGAGGGTCAACACTAACTTGTTTGAACAGAGGAGAGTGGAATGGATCACCTCCAACATGCCACA AATTGATCACGTGTCTTCGTCCTGATGATCCGACCAATGGTTCTGTGACTTGGAAGAGTGTCCACAACGAAGCTTTAGTAGGCAGTATCGTTAGTTACAGATGCTCGGCTGGATATGCTCTGGTAGGGTCTGATTCCAGGACCTGTCAACTGAATGGAACCTGGACCCATTCTGATCCTCAGTGCCAAC GTATCTGTCCCACACTGAGAGCACCACGCAATGGAGATATGAATGTCTCAGACTATTTTGTGGCTGGAACGGCTAAATTTGCTTGCAATGTGGGCTTTGAAATAGTCGGGTCTGGAAAAATCATTTGTGAAGCTGATGGCCTTTGGAGCCAGCCACCTCCAGTCTGTGATC CTGTGTGCTCTGTTCTCACTAAACCTGACAATGGCATCATCGTGAGTGATGGACCTTACTTTATTGAGAGTAATGCTACATTCACTTGTGAGGACGGGTTTGGAGTTAATGGAGATGGGAGCATAACTTGCTTGTCTGATTTGACTTGGAGTGGCAGCTCACCAACTTGCGACC gtgtgtgtgggcctCTGAAACAAGTTCTCAATAGTACATTGACTGTTGACTCATATTTTTTCGATGGCGAAGCAACATACCAGTGCAATGAAGGCTTTATCTTCAAGTTGTCAGGATCCCAAACAGAAAGCCACCTTACATACTGCTGTCTACATGATGACAATTCTGATCACTTGCTGGAGTGGGTTGGTGATTATGATGTGGTGCCCGATTGTGAAC GTATCTGTCCCACAACACTGAGAGCACCACGCAATGGAGATATGACTGTCTCAGACTATTTTGTGGATGGAACTGCTAAATTTGCTTGCAATGTGGGCTTTGAAATAGTCGGGTCTGGACAAATCATTTGTGAAGCTGATGGCCTTTGGAGCCAGCAACCTCCAGTCTGTGATC CTGTGTGCTCTGTTCCCACTAAACCTGACAATGGCATCATCGTGAGTGATGAACCATACTTCATTGAGAGCAATGCCACATTTGCTTGTGAGGACGGGTTTGGAGTTAATGGAAATGGGAGCATAACTTGCTTGTCTGATCTGACTTGGAGTGGCAGCTCACCAACTTGCGACC gtgtgtgtgggcccCCACAACATGTTCCCAATAGTACAATGACTATTGATTCATACTTTTACAATGGCAAAGCAACATACCAGTGCAAGGAAGGCTTTAACTTCAAGTTTTCAGGGCCCCAAACAGAAAGCCGCCTCACATACTGCTGTCTACATGCTGAAAATTCTGATCACTTGCTGGAGTGGGTTGGTGATCATGATGATGTTCCTGATTGTGAAC CTATTGAATGTTCCACACGTCGTTTACGGTTGAGATATGGAACGGTTTCCATAACTTCACACTACTATGGTGGAATTGTTACATATATGTGTTTTGATGGATACGTACTAACTGGACCACAAAACAGAAGATGTTCTAAAAATCGCATATGGGAGCCAAGGATAAATCCATTCTGTACAG CTGAGCCCAACACTGAAAGCCCTGAGGACGTTCCTGAGTGA
- the LOC135351021 gene encoding uncharacterized protein LOC135351021, producing the protein MASRTKNQALNRLLMTISDEIPPEKFEKLVQLYDVQVPDVAKPYDTLKHLQKQGVLDLNELVKNLTTIKCLDQSEKVAEYIRETDTALMTPSLESTDAAPFFADPVCTPIPETGVTKEEEGQNRRPIQAVERKISENAAIFSPPPRKLSEDSELFQLQRGMSDPGRKKRRLDVPGGAEAVEYPQSDSPDKSEDEDEELDMPPVAAGNDLRFMKRALEVALQSEDPHTKVGAVLVSPENKIIGEGYNFLPREGLTWNSNKEDKEEDTKYPYVTHAAVVAIQAAYKQKESPEGATLYTNLLPSSRDGVSILTAGVKELVFLDIKREWRKRYHTGATKKLFDGIVQCRQVSMPE; encoded by the exons ATGGCCTCACGCACTAAAAACCAAGCGCTTAACAGACTTCTTATGACTATCAGCGATGAAATACCACCAGAAAAGTTCGAGAAGCTGGTTCAACTATACGATGTGCAAGTTCCAGATGTTGCTAAGCCCTATGATACCCTCAAGCACCTCCAAAAGCAAGGGGTGCTGGATCTGAATGAGCTGGTTAAAAACTTGACCACAATAAAGTGTTTGGATCAAAGTGAGAAGGTAGCTGAATACATCAGAGAGACTGACACAGCATTGATGACCCCCTCCCTTGAGAGCACTGATGCAGCTCCCTTCTTTGCTGACCCGGTATGCACGCCTATTCCTGAGACAGGGGTAACTAAAGAGGAGGAGGGTCAAAACCGACGACCCATCCAGGCAGTGGAGAGGAAAATCTCAGAAAACGCTGCCATTTTCTCACC ACCACCCAGAAAGCTATCAGAGGATAGTGAACTATTTCAGCTACAGAGAGGTATGAGTGACCCAGGGAGAAAGAAAAGGAGACTGG atgtccCAGGAGGTGCTGAAGCTGTAGAATACCCACAGAGTGACAGTCCAGACAAGTCTGAAGATGAAGATGAGGAGCTAGACATGCCACCAGTTGCAGCTGGCAATGATTTAAGGTTCATGAAAAGGGCATTGGAGGTAGCACTCCAGAGTGAGGACCCACACACGAAG GTTGGGGCAGTCCTGGTGAGTCCAGAAAATAAGATCATTGGGGAGGGGTACAACTTTCTACCTAGAGAAGGCTTGACTTGGAATAGTAACAAAGAAGACAAAGAGGAAGACACAAAATATCCCTACG tGACCCATGCTGCTGTAGTAGCTATACAAGCTGCCTATAAACAGAAGGAGTCTCCAGAAGGGGCCACCCTCTATACAAACCTCCTCCCCTCTAGTAGGGACGGTGTGTCCATTCTCACAGCAGGGGTAAAGGAACTGGTATTCTTGGATATCAAGAGAGAGTGGCGTAAGAGATACCACACTGGGGCCACCAAAAAGCTATTTGATGGGATTGTTCAATGCAG GCAAGTATCAATGCCAGAGTGA